Proteins from a single region of Neodiprion virginianus isolate iyNeoVirg1 chromosome 4, iyNeoVirg1.1, whole genome shotgun sequence:
- the LOC124301744 gene encoding uncharacterized protein LOC124301744, which translates to MWTWRARICPRYNPRWSWMVVEGGWRCLKVVGGVRRGGRQRVHSQIIVFLVHLRPPPTTVNHLRQPSRVIPGKGKKSVGLTAEKVRRKEHQLKNIRNTESGFLAVTSDPFLAAHWDCDQSIPLAKLRRNSARKNLFQHFSRSPKFALKIQRCYAPTYRLGVPFSKFHFISFL; encoded by the exons ATGTGGACGTGGAGGGCAAGGATTTGTCCTCG gtataacccaaGATGGTCATGGATGGTTGTTGAAGGTGGTTGGCGGTGcttgaaggtggtcggaggtgtacgacgaggaggacgacAACGTGTGCACT CACAAATCATCGTCTTCCTCGttcacctccgaccacctccaaccaccgtcAACCACCTCCGACAACCatctcgggttatacctggaaagggcaaaaagagcgtgggactAACAGCAGAGAAAGTACGAAGGAaagagcaccagctgaaaaatatcagaaaCACTGaatctggttttttggctgtaacttctgatccgTTTCTCGCAGCGCATTGGGACTGCGaccaatcgattcctctcgcaaaattacgtcggaatagtgcacgaaagaatttattccagcacttttcaagaTCGCCAAAATTTgcgctaaaaatacaaaggtgttacgccccgacgtaccgccttggcgtacccttttcaaaattccatttcatttcatttctctaa
- the LOC124302041 gene encoding uncharacterized protein LOC124302041, whose amino-acid sequence MISSTGFSISWILRSGSATWRNNFQDKRTVVLALEVHYLVKLDFQDTRSVVPVLQVRSLVKLGFQDECSMVLALQVHYLVKLDFQDTHSVVLALQVHYLVKLDYRASAPWFLRSRSTSRQNSTSGRGQGEGGQREGRRGEQGRRRG is encoded by the exons atg atttcgagtaccgggttctctatctcctggatcctgcgctccgggtccgctaCCTGGAGAAACAACTTCCAGGACAAACGCACCGTGGTTCTTGCGCTCGAagtccactacctggtgaaactcgacttccaggacacgcgctccgtggttcctgtgCTTCAGGTACGCAGCCTGGTAAAACTCGGCTTCCAGGACGAGTGCTCCATGGTTCTTGCactccaggtccactacctggtgaaactgGACTTCCAGGACACGCACTCCGTGGTTCTTGCGCTCCAG gtccactacctggtgaaactcgactacagggcaagcgctccgtggttcctgcgctccaggtcgACCAGCCGGcaaaactcgacttcaggtAGAGGACAAGGAGAAGGAGGACAACGAGAAGggagacgaggagaacaaggcAGACGGAGAGGATGA